The Pedobacter cryoconitis genome includes a window with the following:
- a CDS encoding Rne/Rng family ribonuclease: MVKELIIDSSPTGVTIALIEDKQLVELHKEHVNTNYAVGDIYLGRIKKIMPGLNAAFVDVGYEKDAFLHYFDLGPQVQSLLKLTKIKRNGTVSGTLLDNLKLEADINKAGKISEVVSKNMLIPVQIAKEPISTKGPRLSSDLSIAGRYIVLVPFSNVISISKKIKSNTERNRLKKIIESIKPKNFGVIIRTVSEGKGVEELQKDLLDSVSKWENFIKKLPEAEPSKRVWGEMDRTSTLIRDILSVDFTNVYVNDAGLFEDIRSYVHEISPEMEKIVKPYKHKEPIFEHFGIEKQIKNGFGKTVNLAGGAYLVVEHTEALHVIDVNSGNRTANKENQEDNALQVNKEAAKEIARQLRLRDMGGIVVIDFIDMHKPVNRKMLFDYLRELMLLDRAKHTILPPSKFGLVQITRQRVRPEMNIVTSEVCPMCHGTGEIKASIVLMDDIESNMNYILREQNEKNITLCVHPYIEAFIKKGIYSLQWKWFFKFGQKIKVKAVPSYLLTEFHFISSKDEEIKL, translated from the coding sequence TTGGTAAAGGAATTAATTATCGATTCGTCTCCTACGGGAGTAACCATAGCTTTGATTGAAGATAAACAACTTGTAGAACTTCATAAAGAACACGTCAACACAAATTACGCCGTAGGCGATATTTATTTAGGCCGCATAAAGAAAATTATGCCGGGACTGAATGCTGCGTTTGTTGATGTGGGTTATGAGAAAGATGCTTTTTTGCATTATTTCGATCTTGGTCCGCAAGTTCAATCTTTATTAAAGCTTACAAAAATTAAGCGGAATGGCACTGTTAGTGGGACGTTATTAGACAATTTAAAGCTTGAAGCCGATATTAATAAGGCTGGCAAAATATCTGAGGTCGTTTCCAAAAACATGCTTATACCTGTTCAAATAGCTAAAGAGCCTATTTCAACTAAAGGACCGCGTCTAAGCTCTGATCTTTCTATTGCAGGACGGTACATTGTATTAGTCCCATTTTCTAATGTAATATCAATCTCGAAAAAAATTAAGAGTAATACGGAACGTAATCGCTTAAAAAAGATTATTGAAAGTATTAAGCCTAAAAACTTCGGTGTGATCATCAGAACAGTTTCTGAAGGTAAAGGGGTTGAAGAATTGCAAAAAGACTTATTGGATTCTGTCTCTAAGTGGGAAAATTTCATCAAGAAATTACCTGAAGCTGAACCTTCCAAACGTGTTTGGGGTGAGATGGACAGAACGTCTACGTTAATTCGTGACATTTTAAGTGTTGACTTCACTAATGTTTATGTGAACGATGCAGGCTTGTTTGAAGATATCCGTTCTTACGTGCATGAGATTTCTCCGGAAATGGAGAAAATAGTAAAACCTTACAAGCACAAGGAACCTATATTCGAGCATTTCGGAATTGAAAAACAAATTAAGAATGGCTTTGGCAAAACCGTAAATCTTGCCGGCGGAGCTTATCTTGTTGTGGAACATACCGAAGCACTTCACGTGATCGATGTTAACAGTGGTAACAGAACAGCTAATAAAGAAAACCAGGAAGACAACGCCTTACAGGTAAACAAGGAAGCAGCAAAGGAAATTGCGCGTCAGCTCAGACTACGTGATATGGGTGGTATTGTAGTGATCGATTTTATCGATATGCACAAACCAGTAAACCGTAAAATGTTATTTGACTACTTGCGTGAACTGATGTTACTGGATCGTGCTAAACACACTATTCTGCCTCCAAGTAAATTTGGCCTTGTACAAATTACGCGTCAGCGTGTTCGTCCTGAGATGAACATTGTGACCAGTGAAGTTTGTCCAATGTGTCACGGTACTGGTGAAATTAAAGCGAGCATCGTTTTAATGGATGATATTGAAAGTAATATGAACTACATTTTGCGTGAGCAGAATGAAAAAAACATTACGCTTTGTGTACACCCGTATATAGAGGCCTTTATCAAAAAAGGTATTTACTCCCTGCAATGGAAGTGGTTCTTTAAATTCGGACAGAAAATTAAAGTGAAGGCGGTTCCGTCTTACTTATTAACAGAGTTTCATTTTATCTCTTCTAAAGACGAAGAAATAAAGTTGTAA
- a CDS encoding DUF3137 domain-containing protein, producing MAADFRNDPALQEVIQSLELERKAIVALKGKAGLYALIGILVLIGFGVIGIAVFWFYVPAIAALVYAFIIYLKVTPAYRAYRHSFKANVLTAILKSNYQDITFEPYAGLSLEEFLGCQLFSNRPDRYDTEDRITGSLAKTNFYFSEVDAAYKTESTDSKGNKTETWHEIFKGIIFAADFNKNFNGTTLIRPEDIGSSIVDWFAKALPLFSSARNTKVLLEDPEFNKTFSTHSTDQIEARYILTPAMMSRILALNQKTKGAISLSFIASRVYIAFPIQGNYFEPPLKKSILEDTSIAQDLYIVQFMYDIVNELDLNTRIWGKN from the coding sequence ATGGCAGCAGACTTCAGAAATGATCCTGCATTACAAGAGGTTATACAAAGTTTAGAGCTGGAGCGTAAAGCCATAGTTGCACTTAAAGGTAAAGCAGGGCTCTATGCCTTAATTGGTATACTCGTGCTGATTGGCTTTGGTGTTATAGGCATCGCAGTATTCTGGTTTTATGTGCCGGCTATCGCCGCGCTGGTTTACGCCTTTATCATTTACCTGAAAGTAACCCCGGCTTACCGGGCTTACAGGCATAGTTTTAAAGCCAATGTGCTTACTGCAATCTTAAAATCAAATTACCAGGATATCACATTTGAACCTTATGCTGGTTTGTCACTGGAAGAATTTCTGGGCTGTCAGCTCTTTTCAAACAGGCCTGACCGTTATGACACAGAAGACCGTATAACAGGTTCTTTAGCTAAAACCAACTTCTATTTTTCGGAAGTAGATGCTGCTTACAAAACAGAAAGTACCGATAGCAAGGGCAATAAGACTGAAACCTGGCATGAAATTTTTAAAGGAATTATTTTTGCAGCAGACTTTAATAAAAATTTCAACGGCACAACCCTGATCCGTCCCGAAGATATTGGAAGTTCTATAGTGGACTGGTTTGCGAAAGCGCTACCACTATTTAGTTCGGCTCGTAATACGAAGGTTTTGCTGGAAGATCCTGAATTCAACAAAACTTTTAGTACGCATTCAACTGATCAGATAGAAGCGAGGTATATACTCACACCAGCTATGATGAGCAGAATTCTGGCGCTGAACCAGAAAACAAAGGGTGCGATTTCACTTTCCTTCATTGCTTCCCGCGTATACATTGCATTTCCGATCCAGGGAAACTATTTTGAACCTCCTTTAAAGAAAAGTATACTCGAAGATACTTCCATAGCGCAGGATCTTTATATTGTTCAGTTCATGTATGATATCGTCAATGAACTTGATCTAAATACCAGGATCTGGGGCAAGAATTAA
- a CDS encoding tetratricopeptide repeat protein codes for MMNTIRSKQTLIIAAVILLAVFLFTRDIKGLVKPKKETSGVPAGGQLTSAGSTINLTEVSTAAKNSINANLAAEITTLENAYKTASEDQKVNAAKVLAEKWDDVEQAVPSALYLEIIAGKERNLNSWLAAGGRLMKAFDNTQDSLISPVLLQKANAAYTNAVALDSTNLEAKTGLGITVVNGMGAPMSGIAMLLDVIKKDPDNLKANMSLGTFAIKSGQFDKAITRFNGIIAKKPSPDAYFYLATAYENLGKNKEAVEAYLNSKKLAANPTLSNFIDKKVAELKTKN; via the coding sequence ATGATGAACACTATCCGATCTAAACAGACATTAATTATCGCAGCAGTAATTCTGCTGGCTGTATTTTTGTTTACAAGAGATATTAAAGGTTTAGTGAAGCCGAAGAAAGAAACATCTGGCGTTCCTGCCGGAGGGCAACTTACTTCAGCAGGCAGTACAATTAATTTAACAGAGGTCTCGACCGCTGCTAAAAATTCAATTAATGCTAACTTAGCTGCGGAAATCACTACATTGGAAAATGCGTATAAAACTGCATCTGAAGATCAGAAAGTGAACGCTGCGAAAGTTCTTGCAGAAAAATGGGATGATGTTGAGCAAGCTGTTCCAAGCGCGTTATATCTGGAAATCATTGCTGGCAAAGAGCGAAACCTGAATAGCTGGTTAGCTGCTGGTGGCAGATTGATGAAAGCTTTTGACAATACACAGGATAGTTTAATATCTCCTGTATTATTACAAAAAGCAAATGCAGCCTATACGAATGCTGTAGCACTGGATTCAACAAATCTTGAAGCTAAAACCGGGTTGGGAATCACTGTCGTTAATGGCATGGGAGCACCGATGTCGGGTATAGCAATGTTGCTGGACGTCATTAAAAAAGATCCTGATAACTTAAAAGCAAACATGAGCTTAGGAACTTTTGCGATAAAATCCGGACAATTTGACAAAGCAATAACCAGGTTCAATGGTATAATTGCCAAAAAGCCTTCACCAGATGCTTATTTCTATCTGGCTACAGCTTATGAGAACCTGGGTAAAAACAAAGAAGCTGTTGAGGCTTACCTGAACAGTAAAAAATTGGCAGCAAATCCAACCTTATCTAATTTCATTGATAAGAAAGTGGCAGAGCTAAAAACCAAAAACTAA
- a CDS encoding LemA family protein, which produces MLIIVFIVIVLIAIIGISFYNSLIAKRNQVSNAFSSIDVMLKKRYELIPNLVETVKQYTKYEEGTLTKITALRSKVETGQLSNQEKIELDKQIGTAVNGMMLTVENYPDLKANQNFLNLQSTWTESEEQIAAARRNYNASVTAYNNGIMMFPGSIFAGMLNYQPFPVLENTVEERKNISAKDLFNN; this is translated from the coding sequence ATGCTTATCATCGTATTCATTGTTATCGTACTGATCGCAATTATTGGCATTAGTTTCTATAACTCACTTATTGCGAAAAGAAACCAGGTCAGCAATGCTTTTTCGTCCATTGACGTCATGCTTAAAAAAAGATATGAACTCATACCAAACCTGGTTGAAACGGTCAAACAATACACAAAATACGAAGAGGGTACGCTGACAAAAATAACTGCATTAAGAAGTAAAGTAGAAACCGGTCAGCTGAGCAATCAGGAAAAAATCGAACTGGATAAACAAATTGGTACAGCAGTCAATGGAATGATGCTTACAGTGGAGAACTACCCGGACCTTAAAGCCAATCAGAATTTTCTTAACCTTCAGTCCACCTGGACAGAAAGTGAAGAACAGATTGCAGCTGCCAGAAGAAATTATAACGCTTCAGTGACTGCTTATAACAATGGGATTATGATGTTTCCGGGAAGTATTTTTGCCGGTATGCTGAATTATCAGCCTTTCCCGGTATTGGAAAATACAGTAGAAGAGAGAAAAAATATAAGTGCTAAAGACCTATTCAATAATTAA
- a CDS encoding single-stranded DNA-binding protein, giving the protein MSGINKVILVGHLGKDPEVRHLDGGVTVASFPLATSETYNKDGKRIEQTEWHNIVLWRGLAEVASKYLQKGKLVYIEGKLRTRSFEDREKIKKYVTEVVAENFTILGRKSDFENTPVTTNSTPKSENDYLDADGISGDLPF; this is encoded by the coding sequence ATGTCAGGTATTAACAAAGTAATTTTAGTTGGACATTTAGGGAAGGATCCTGAAGTCCGTCACCTAGACGGTGGTGTCACCGTTGCAAGCTTTCCGCTGGCTACATCAGAAACTTATAATAAAGATGGAAAACGCATAGAACAAACAGAGTGGCATAACATTGTGTTATGGAGGGGTTTAGCTGAAGTGGCGTCAAAGTATCTGCAAAAGGGGAAACTCGTTTATATAGAAGGAAAACTACGTACACGGTCATTTGAAGACCGGGAGAAGATAAAAAAATATGTAACTGAAGTCGTGGCTGAGAATTTTACAATTCTGGGCAGGAAAAGCGATTTCGAAAATACACCGGTAACGACTAACAGTACGCCTAAAAGTGAAAATGATTACCTGGATGCAGATGGCATCTCGGGTGATTTGCCTTTTTAA
- the radA gene encoding DNA repair protein RadA, with translation MAKTKSAYFCQSCGYESAKWLGKCPSCNSWNTFVEEVIEKPGASVPAWQTSGSTKRSNKPNKITNIAFSEENKLSTNDLELDRVLGGGLVAGSVVLIGGEPGIGKSTLMLQLALNITGKKVLYVSGEESEQQIKMRAERITSNPTAECYILTETSTQNIFKQIEVLEPDIIVVDSIQTLHSSHIDSTPGSVSQVRECTAELLRFAKETDTPVFLIGHITKDGAIAGPKILEHMVDTVLQFEGDRHHVYRILRSIKNRFGAAAELGIYAMHSGGLRQVSNPSEILLSQRDEELSGIAIAATLEGARPMLIETQALVSTAAYGTPQRSATGFDTRRMNMLLAVLEKRCGFRLSTRDVFLNIAGGIKVEDPAIDLAILAAIISSHEDIFISSKICFAAEVGLSGEIRAVNRIEQRIAEADKLGFERIFVSNYNLKGLITDKYKLEITGVNKIEDVFSLLFG, from the coding sequence TTGGCTAAAACTAAATCAGCATATTTCTGTCAGAGTTGTGGGTACGAATCAGCCAAATGGCTTGGAAAGTGCCCATCTTGTAATTCCTGGAATACTTTCGTAGAGGAAGTCATTGAAAAACCAGGAGCCAGTGTTCCCGCATGGCAGACATCGGGTTCTACGAAAAGATCCAATAAACCTAATAAGATTACTAATATTGCATTTTCTGAGGAAAACAAACTCTCCACCAATGACCTTGAACTCGACCGTGTACTGGGTGGTGGTTTAGTGGCAGGATCTGTAGTTTTGATCGGAGGTGAACCGGGTATAGGTAAATCGACACTGATGCTGCAACTTGCATTAAACATCACCGGAAAAAAAGTACTCTATGTCTCAGGCGAAGAAAGTGAACAGCAGATTAAAATGCGTGCAGAAAGGATTACCAGTAATCCAACCGCAGAATGTTATATCCTTACTGAAACCTCTACACAAAATATATTTAAGCAAATTGAGGTTCTTGAACCCGATATTATTGTAGTAGATTCCATCCAGACACTACACTCTTCACATATTGATTCTACTCCGGGCAGTGTTTCACAAGTAAGGGAATGTACTGCCGAATTACTTCGTTTCGCTAAAGAAACGGATACTCCGGTCTTTTTAATAGGTCATATTACCAAAGATGGGGCGATTGCAGGGCCTAAAATCCTGGAACACATGGTTGACACCGTTTTACAATTTGAAGGCGACAGACATCATGTCTACAGAATTCTCCGTTCTATTAAAAACAGATTTGGTGCCGCAGCAGAATTAGGGATTTACGCAATGCACAGCGGCGGGCTCAGACAAGTTTCCAATCCTTCGGAAATCCTGCTTTCTCAAAGAGATGAAGAATTAAGCGGGATTGCCATTGCGGCAACATTAGAAGGCGCAAGACCCATGTTAATTGAAACACAGGCATTGGTTAGCACCGCAGCTTACGGAACGCCTCAGCGGTCAGCTACAGGCTTTGATACCCGAAGGATGAATATGTTGCTTGCCGTACTGGAAAAACGCTGTGGTTTCAGATTAAGTACCAGGGATGTATTCTTGAATATTGCTGGCGGGATTAAAGTGGAAGATCCAGCAATTGACCTTGCAATTCTTGCAGCTATTATTTCATCGCATGAAGATATTTTCATCTCTTCAAAAATCTGTTTTGCAGCAGAAGTTGGCTTATCCGGAGAAATCCGTGCAGTAAACAGGATAGAACAGCGGATTGCTGAAGCTGATAAGTTAGGTTTTGAAAGAATTTTTGTTTCTAATTATAACTTAAAAGGCCTGATTACAGACAAATATAAACTGGAGATTACAGGAGTAAACAAAATTGAAGATGTTTTTTCTTTATTGTTCGGATAA
- a CDS encoding DUF4270 domain-containing protein has translation MKFSKLDLLTLLISLFLFSSCKDSSTIGLDINPANAVSGILLDTVTVTSRTELDDPASTYPPATTGSAVGLVRYPLGQMADPIFGSTTANLAMAVTLPGSTGYSFGTAAEIDSAVLVMSYATNTAVPATVQATIGSQLAQFYGDSTSTFNVRVTQLNSNLSTQTGFLNTTDYASTDLLGSATITPRPSTSVRVVRVIPGAPDTAYNAAPQLRIKLSTALIKSKIMALDSVTLSTNANLAAAFKGLKVTASLVSGKPGAVMFLDFAGSNSNLEIYYKKQNATTATLRDTVAAMFPVSAPAGPVAATVKHDYTNTAIAAQIKTPADYAVTYLQAMSGVRNKITFPYLKNLKASTGKIVINKAELVIDISDPTDSVPFKIPPRLSLYRLDIAKQRQNLPDNNVASTNNPGGDPRAVLPFGGFYDKTKKSYTFVITSYIQDIVDGKTVDYGTYLAPTATTEFNLQPYATSAGRAVIGSFNNPANRKIRLNIYYVKNPN, from the coding sequence ATGAAATTTTCAAAACTAGACTTATTGACCCTGTTAATAAGTCTTTTTCTTTTTTCGTCTTGTAAAGACTCCAGTACTATCGGTTTAGATATTAATCCAGCTAACGCGGTCAGTGGGATTCTTTTGGATACAGTTACGGTTACTTCCCGTACTGAACTGGATGATCCTGCCTCAACATATCCTCCTGCAACAACAGGTTCAGCCGTTGGCTTAGTCAGATATCCTCTCGGACAAATGGCTGATCCGATTTTCGGTTCAACAACAGCAAACCTGGCTATGGCAGTTACCTTACCAGGTAGTACAGGATATAGTTTTGGTACAGCTGCTGAAATTGATTCGGCAGTATTAGTGATGTCTTATGCAACAAATACCGCAGTTCCTGCTACAGTCCAGGCCACTATCGGAAGCCAGCTTGCACAGTTTTACGGAGACAGTACTTCAACATTCAATGTTAGAGTAACTCAATTAAACTCGAACCTTTCTACTCAAACCGGCTTCCTGAATACAACGGATTACGCGTCAACAGACCTTCTTGGATCGGCAACGATAACACCAAGGCCAAGTACCTCTGTCAGAGTTGTCAGAGTAATCCCGGGCGCACCAGACACTGCATATAATGCCGCTCCTCAATTAAGGATTAAATTATCAACAGCATTGATCAAAAGTAAGATCATGGCGCTGGACTCAGTAACTTTAAGTACAAATGCTAATTTAGCAGCTGCTTTTAAAGGTTTAAAAGTAACCGCAAGCCTGGTTTCCGGAAAACCCGGTGCAGTGATGTTCCTGGATTTCGCCGGTAGCAACTCTAACCTGGAGATTTATTATAAAAAACAAAATGCGACTACTGCAACACTTAGAGATACGGTGGCAGCTATGTTTCCAGTCTCTGCACCCGCAGGGCCAGTTGCAGCAACTGTAAAACATGATTATACCAATACAGCCATTGCAGCCCAGATAAAGACACCAGCAGATTACGCGGTAACTTATTTGCAGGCAATGAGTGGAGTGAGAAACAAAATAACTTTTCCTTACCTGAAGAACCTCAAAGCTTCCACAGGAAAAATTGTCATTAATAAAGCTGAACTGGTGATTGACATCAGCGATCCTACAGATTCAGTTCCATTTAAAATACCACCACGTCTTTCTTTGTACAGATTAGATATTGCGAAACAAAGACAAAATCTACCGGATAATAATGTGGCCTCAACAAATAATCCTGGTGGCGATCCAAGGGCAGTATTACCATTCGGAGGATTCTACGATAAAACGAAAAAAAGCTACACTTTTGTAATAACGAGCTATATTCAGGATATTGTTGACGGAAAAACTGTGGATTACGGAACATACTTAGCACCAACAGCTACAACTGAATTTAACTTACAGCCTTATGCAACCTCAGCGGGAAGAGCCGTTATCGGTTCATTTAACAACCCTGCGAACCGGAAAATAAGACTTAATATTTATTACGTTAAGAACCCTAATTAG
- the mutY gene encoding A/G-specific adenine glycosylase, which produces MAFQQELTSWYLVNKRNLPWRHTQDPYIIWLSEIILQQTRVEQGLPYFNRFLEAYPTVADFAAATETQVLKLWQGLGYYSRGRNMLFTARQIMDLYGGIFPVSYRELIKLKGVGEYTAAAISSFSSGEPMAVLDGNVFRVLSRYFGISTPINSTSGKKQFSELAQSLISEQDPALYNQAIMEFGALQCKPKSPDCEICPLVLSCYAKNNNLVPVLPVKLKTVKVRTRYINYFICENDDKVLVNKRILEDIWQHLYDFPSIETLTEADVNHEEFTEKVKQNFGSAVVIRPLMQVKHLLTHQIIYVQFFGLDNYIINFNISAEANWVTWADLDQLPQPKILTKFINFYFNK; this is translated from the coding sequence ATGGCATTTCAGCAAGAGCTTACCAGCTGGTATCTGGTTAATAAAAGAAATCTCCCCTGGAGACATACGCAAGATCCCTATATTATCTGGTTATCAGAGATCATTTTACAGCAAACAAGGGTAGAGCAGGGCTTGCCTTATTTTAACCGTTTTCTGGAAGCATACCCTACTGTTGCAGATTTCGCTGCTGCTACAGAAACACAGGTTCTGAAGCTTTGGCAGGGGTTGGGGTATTATTCACGCGGTAGAAATATGTTGTTTACAGCGCGTCAGATTATGGATTTATATGGCGGAATTTTTCCTGTCAGCTATCGGGAACTGATCAAACTTAAAGGTGTTGGTGAATATACAGCAGCTGCAATTTCTTCCTTTTCTTCTGGTGAACCGATGGCGGTTTTAGACGGGAATGTGTTTCGCGTACTCTCAAGATATTTTGGAATCAGTACGCCGATTAATAGTACTTCTGGCAAAAAACAATTCTCTGAACTTGCACAATCTTTGATTAGTGAGCAGGATCCGGCCTTGTATAATCAGGCGATTATGGAATTTGGTGCTTTGCAGTGTAAGCCTAAATCTCCTGATTGCGAAATTTGTCCGTTAGTGCTTTCCTGTTATGCAAAAAACAATAATCTGGTTCCGGTTCTTCCGGTTAAGCTCAAAACTGTGAAGGTCAGAACGCGTTATATTAATTATTTTATTTGCGAAAATGACGATAAAGTACTCGTTAATAAAAGGATTTTGGAGGATATCTGGCAGCATTTGTATGATTTTCCCAGCATAGAAACTTTAACGGAAGCTGATGTTAATCATGAGGAGTTTACGGAAAAAGTTAAACAAAATTTTGGATCAGCTGTTGTTATCCGGCCGCTGATGCAAGTGAAACATTTATTAACACACCAAATTATATACGTTCAATTTTTTGGTTTAGATAATTATATCATTAACTTTAATATTAGCGCAGAAGCGAATTGGGTCACTTGGGCCGATTTGGATCAGCTGCCACAACCGAAAATTCTAACCAAATTTATTAACTTCTATTTTAACAAATAG
- a CDS encoding HU family DNA-binding protein, which translates to MTKADIISEISTKTGIEKVDVQETVEAFFKVIKSSMIGGENVYVRGFGSFVVKKRAQKTARNISKNTAIIIPEHFVPSFKPAKVFVDKVKNNSKKLSVEA; encoded by the coding sequence ATGACTAAGGCAGATATTATTTCAGAAATATCAACGAAAACAGGAATTGAAAAGGTAGATGTACAGGAAACCGTTGAGGCGTTTTTCAAAGTAATCAAAAGCAGTATGATCGGTGGCGAAAATGTCTATGTTAGGGGTTTTGGAAGTTTTGTTGTTAAGAAAAGAGCACAAAAAACTGCCAGAAATATTTCAAAAAACACTGCGATTATTATTCCAGAGCATTTTGTACCAAGTTTCAAACCAGCAAAAGTTTTTGTTGATAAAGTAAAAAACAATTCAAAAAAACTAAGCGTAGAAGCTTAA